NNNNNNNNNNNNNNNNNNNNNNNNNNNNNNNNNNNNNNNNNNNNNNNNNNNNNNNNNNNNNNNNNNNNNNNNNNNNNNNNNNNNNNNNNNNNNNNNNNNNNNNNNNNNNNNNNNNNNNNNNNNNNNNNNNNNNNNNNNNNNNNNNNNNNNNNNNNNNNNNNNNNNNNNNNNNNNNNNNNNNNNNNNNNNNNNNNNNNNNNNNNNNNNNNNNNNNNNNNNNNNNNNNNNNNNNNNNNNNNNNNNNNNNNNNNNNNNNNNNNNNNNNNNNNNNNNNNNNNNNNNNNNNNNNNNNNNNNNNNNNNNNNNNNNNNNNNNNNNNNNNNNNNNNNNNNNNNNNNNNNNNNNNNNNNNNNNNNNNNNNNNNNNNNNNNNNNNNNNNNNNNNNNNNNNNNNNNNNNNNNNNNNNNNNNNNNNNNNNNNNNNNNNNNNNNNNNNNNNNNNNNNNNNNNNNNNNNNNNNNNNNNNNNNNNNNNNNNNNNNNNNNNNNNNNNNNNNNNNNNNNNNNNNNNNNNNNNNNNNNNNNNNNNNNNNNNNNNNNNNNNNNNNNNNNNNNNNNNNNNNNNNNNNNNNNNNNNNNNNNNNNNNNNNNNNNNNNNNNNNNNNNNNNNNNNNNNNNNNNNNNNNNNNNNNNNNNNNNNNNNNNNNNNNNNNNNNNNNNNNNNNNNNNNNNNNNNNNNNNNNNNNNNNNNNNNNNNNNNNNNNNNNNNNNNNNNNNNNNNNNNNNNNNNNNNNNNNNNNNtggccacagctgttctagttaatctaaagcaaaccttcctcccttggcagggaataaggccccctgctaacactcttatgccgccctctggccatgctgtatcacaattgtTAAAAGAAGCAACTCATTGATTCTTTACCATTGTCACTTGACAAACACTCTTTCCAGCTGCAAGCTACAATAAATTAACCtggagtcctgctgctgctgctgcctgctctcaGGTAGTCTGCCAGTGTAAAGTGGAGGCATATGAACAGCACCTTCACTGGTGCTGGTTGTGATTCAGGGGTGACCTGAGGAGGCCAGTGGAGAATCTCAGGGATAGCAAGAATTCATAAGACTTTTCAAGGCtggaaaggaccattatgattatctggACGGATCTTTTTCATAATacaggccatggaatttcaccTTCCTCAAGCTCATACCTTCTCAGTTGAGCTATAGCTATGGCTACGATTttatcatgggtatttttagtaaaagtcatggacaggtcacaggcaagaaacaaaatatcacgtcccatgacctgtccataactTATACCAGAAATAACCCTGTCTGAATCTTGGAGGTTGGGGGGTGCCCCAGGGGCCCACAGCaccagctgcagggagggagccctgAGCTCAGCcatactggccactgcagaagtcagaCAGACATGGAGCCCTAGCTGTAGCATATCTGTTAGAATTCCAAttctgatttaaagatttcaaggtgaatccaccacctacctaggtaagttgttccaatagctAATTACCCTTTagttaaaaaaacataattttatttCCCATCTTAATTTGTCTGGCTTCTGCACCCGGACACTGGATCTTTTTATGCCTTTGTCACCTAGAAACCCCCCagctatcagaaatcttctcttcACGTAGGAAATTAGACTGACCAAGTTGCCTGTTGACCTAGAGTCACTCCTGTAGCTTTCTTCTGAGTTTTTTCCAATTCGTTAACatcatttttaaagtgtggacaccagaagtgGGCCCAACATACACAGAGATACCACTACCTCTGGACTCCTACTTGATACTCCCATTTATACCTCAGTGGATCATGCTAACTCTCTTGCCACAGCATCATGCTGAGAGTTCGTGGTGTTTACCTACAGGAACAGTTTTGTGACCCAGTTGTAGCAAATGGTTCTGATTTCTGTACATATAAATGAGAATTTGGTCCAAGATAAGAGGcaagttttttgcctttttagaAGAGATAAGAATACAGTATGTCTTGCATAAGTAacattgttgttattttttgtaGGGTTATTTTAGTTGGCCAGTCTCTGTTGTGTGCAACAGTGGTGTTTGTGACATAGAATCTGTGACAGAGGCTCTACGCAGCGGTCCATATGGAAGATGTGTTTATGAATGTGACAATGATGTTGTCAGTAACCAGGTATGATATTTTTGTTCATCTAGTCAgtgtatgtaaaatattatttatttacttacattttttaaaaatgtagaagttAGTTCTGAGTATGAATCCAGTGCACTTCAATTTGTATGTCTTAAAGTAAACCAGATTAAGTTGTTTTATTTGGTTAAAGTTTTCCCTGTTTGAGATTTTGTAAGGAAAGATTGACCCTTGAGAAAACGTTTGTGTGTAAGCTCTAGTCTTTTGGAAATGCTTCCATAAGCATAGCTCTAGTAACATCACTCTGATACAGTGTGAATCTGCCAAGAGTCCTGCTGGAAAACATAAACTTTTGAAAAGTATCTTATATGCAGCACaagataaaacaaagtaaaactctTTGACAAAGTACAGCACCCGACTTCCGTGCTGCTCTTTAGAAATGCTCACAGCACACAATGCATGGATTTTACAGCTTGCCTCATGTGCTAGATCTGTAATTTCTGTTATTTTCATCTTTCAGATGTTTGTGCTGTCTACTTGGTAACTCCTAGTTATATGATAGATGACAGGAAATACACCTTCACCCTCTCCTGCCAGAGTCCCCTCAGCACTTTTAGAGCAGCTGTAGGTTTCTTAACTTCTTTACTCTTTGCAGGTTGTTAATATGGAGTTTGAAGGAGGAGCAACAGCTGCTTTTACTATGATGGCCTTTACGGAGCGGCTGGGTACAAGGAAAACCACAATCTATGGGACCAAGGTAAATTAATGGGTGATTGCCACACTAGTCACCATTACTAGTTACTGGGCACAAtcttgttcccactgaaatcaatgagagttgtgGATAAGGCCTATTACAAGGATATTATGGGTAAAGCCCTTTGTAAATCACAATTTCATGGACTCCATGGAAATCATGGAATTAGCCCCTTCCAACAGCAGGGAGGTAGAAGTGGGCATCCCTGCTCCCACCTCCCTGCTGAGGTTGCTCGTTGGGGGGATTAGCAAGCTGGTCCCatttgggaggggggcaggaagatGGTGAGGGCAGTGCGGGGAGTGTCTGACCACATGGCACTAGATGGAATCAGGGCCTAGCTAACGCCACACTGAGATCTGGCTCAGGCTGCCACTGCTGTTTCCTGTCTGGCcagcaggcagagagaggcagtACTGACAATACAGCAATTAAGAGTGGCCCATcccagagcagcccctggcagccTTGGGAGAGACAGCACAGGAGCCGAGACCAGGATCCATCCCCCCACCATAGCCAGCACAATGTCTAGCACTGCAGCCACTTGGAATATGAGCAGCTGTGTGAGGAGGCCCTACCCTGATGGAGAGATCGGGGCATGAGGTAGCCCTTTCCCCTGCAGGGTGATCGAAGTGTGAGGAAGGCCACGCCTTGGCAAGAGGATCAGGCTAGGGGAGGGATCCTGGCCTCAGCTGCCCACCAGCTGGAGCTGTGTTGTCTCCCCTCAGGCTGCTGGAGGTTGCAATGGGGCGGACCAGGCCAGGGAGCCTAATCGTGGTGTTGGCAGTGGTGCAGCctggacagacaggaagcagcagcagttgctCGAGCTGAGCATGGAGCTAGCTGGACCCCAGTCCCTGACCTGGGTTGGGCTGGCCAGTACCATGTGGTAAAACACCAACACTCCCTGGGATAGGACCCCAGCCCTCCACCTCCTACCACACTCAGGGATGGGATTGACCCACTAACCCTGCTTCTGCCTTGCCACTGTTGGAAAAATCTCAGCAGTTCAGGGGTGATCTGTGGCCATGCGTGTCACATGAAATGCAAACATTTACCTGGGATGCTACCGtgaattgaaaaaagaaaagaaaaagtctgtTCTTGTCTTAGGGCCTTAGTTATGGGGACACTACTTCATTCCCATTAAAggccagagagacagagatgctgAGGGTCTGTATTCAGAGATATTCTGAACAAAAGCTGTGGTAGTTTGGAAAGCTAGGAATGTAGAACAGTAGGCATTATGGAGGTAGAAGCAGCAAGGCTTGGTCATGGCCTGGATGTGTGAGTCAAAAAAGAGGTGCCAGATCAAAGATGATGCCTGGATTTTGGGCTTTAGCAATTTTTGAATTAATACCTTGCTATAAACACTAACACTTCAGCATATTATGTGTGTAACTGCTCACAAAGTGTTGTTACGGGGAAGGGTCTTGCTGAGTGCAATAGTTTTTCATCTGTGTTGCTGCACTAGTTTATTGCACACCTCTGTTATGCAAACAACTATGGTCTAGTAATTCAGTGCTGTGCCTGCTAACTGTCCCTTAAAGACTGTTTTACTGTATAGTATTTCCTGCTGTTTTATGCTGACTTTTGAGACACATTTTAAAGGCCTGTTACcactggggagagggatagctcagtgttttgagtattgtcctgctaaacccagggttgtgagttcaatccttgagggggccacttagggatcggggcaaaaaattggtcctgcttgtgaaggcaggggactggactcgatgacctttcaaggttccttccagttctaggagattggtatatctccagttattattaTATGAGGCCGTTGTCAAACTGGAGGTCAGTGGCCAGCAAATAAACAAGTGGAATAGCTCCATGATGCATTTTTGATCCTCCTGCTGATGAAGCTAGCCATTATTTTAATACCAGGTAGATGCTGTCCATAGTGaagatattaaaaatatacaatgtAACTTTTCTAGGAGTGATCTTAATGTCTTGTTTAgagattttaatacattttaattgtgaTAGAAACTCATTGTGGACATTACATttaaggtgtgtctacactgcccataTTGTAGTGTGGCCACACCGTGGGCAACATGGACACGCTTTAGACACAATAGAAACACTGTCAAAAATTCAGAGTGATGTGTTTAGTAAGGTGTGTTTTGTGCTTTACTTTGGACTTCTAGGGAGAACTATTCTGTGATGGGGGGGGACCAGTGCAAGTTTTTGACTTTTGCACAAGagagaaaactgcttatccaacAAACAAATCTGCATTCATTCCAAGCCATTTAATGGGGCACGATGGAGCTGACTACTATCTGATGGACAGCTTTATTTCAGCGTTAACTGTAAGTTCTCTTTGTCAGCCCTGCCACAAGTGTAGGGATTCCCACAATAACAGACATTCAATACAAGCAGCAATGGTAGCAGAAGTCCTGTTATGTAGACATCTCATCCACCATTCTACGAGCCCCTTCTGAGAAACTTCTCTAGACTATAGTCACATTTCTGGGTGATGAGGGGATAATTACATCTTAAGTGTGGCTTTGGAATGCATTTACAACGTAAAATGACAATATGTTTGTATGTTGGCTGTCCCTTATCTCCTAATTCAGAAAAAAGACTACAGCATAAAATGTGGTTTATAAAATGGCTCTTCCTTCAAATGTTAAAATTTTGAGTGTTAGAGGAAGCTGGAACATCAGCTAAAGTTTGTCTTCTGAGGATGCAAAGTTTTAAGTAAAGGAGATGCAACACAGTCCTCGGGCCTCAGCCCTCACATttacttctgtttttattttttaaaacgaTGACAATCCTATGTAAAACCCCCTTGTGAATTAGGGTTGCGCAAGTGCATGTCTGCACAAAAAGACAAACCTTAAAAAGCACAAAACACGTAAGTTAAAGGAACATTCATTCTCAACACAATACCAATCTCCAAGCATTAGGTTACTAGCATGATGCTACTCAACCACCTTAAAAAGAATCCTGAAAAACTGGAGCGAGTTAAAGCTCCAAGAATGATGTGTTGTCTGACAGCATGTCCCGCAAAGGGAAACTTTGGCTCAGTCCATTTTGTTCAGCTCAGAGGAGGTTAAGAGGTGAGTGGATGATGGTGCTACAGTAAACTACATAGGGAGCAGATATCTGCTACTCGAGGACtctttttaatctagcagacaaaggtgttATGagatccactggctggaagttgaagtcagcGAAGTTGAAACTTGCGGTAAGATGCCACCAGTTCTGTGAGGGAGGGTAATGACCACAGTTcttggtaatctgttccagtggttaaattACCACActtgtctttaaatcaaggctttGATGCTTTTCTAACATATACAATTTAGTTCAAACACAAATTGTTGGATCGGCTGCAGGAATTTCTGGGTAaactctatggcctgtgtcatgcaggaggtcagactaaattatcataGTTGTCCCTTGTAGGACACCAACATGCGAACTGAAAGAGCAATGCACAGTGTTAATTTTCACCTGTTAATTGGCTGTGTTGTGTAATGTTATGAACGTACACATGCAGTGGTAGGACTGTACATTCCAGTACAAGAGCTGAGCAGCAGGGATTGAATTTGGAACTACAAGGCTCTAGTTATTGCCTGAGCTAAAAGGCTGTAGCTGTAGCAGGCAAATAAACATCTGTGTGGCCCAGTCAATAGGCTTTGCCATCCTGGGTTATGTGTGGTGTTGTGTGCTGTGAAGCTGATCCCATCTCTTTAAAGTAACAGGGCTCAATGCACAGCCAGTGGCGCATTACCGTATGGGCCAGCGGGGCCGTGCCCAGAGGCCTCGACCAACTGGGGGCCCCACAGGAGTAGCTGGAACTCTAGCCACGGcccctgctccttctctctccccctcctgttcctcttccccccgaggccccacctccagcccagccagagaaGCCTGTGGAGCTGGTGCGCAAATCGCCCCGCCCATAGGTACCAACTTGCAccagtgctggtgggtgctcgtCCCCCccccgactccaccctttccctgtccctgccccacccccattccaaccctgttcccaaagtccctgccccaactctgtccccctccctgcccctattgaactccttccccaaatcccggcCTCAGCCTCGCCTCTTCCCAAGCGCAccgcattccccctccctcccagcgcttgctgctcaaaacagctgtttcacagtacagcagctgggagctaaGGGGAAAAAGCGGCGTGGAGCTGCTCTgagcccctttccctctcccctcctccttccccatgtgGTGCTGAGCTCCCCAAACCCGTCTCCCCCTGTACAAAGCtggccctctcccctcccccttgtggGGCTGGCCCAAACCACTAAACGAAACCTTCCACCTCCCCCCTCACAGGGCTAACTTGAgcctcactgctcaacccccccTCGCCTCGCCACTCACCATCCCTCCAAGCTCcattttggcaaaactgggcatttgttccATTAGCGCTTGCCATCtggtgatcagttggcaagagcaaatagGACAAATGCCcggttttgccaaaaaagttgggatgtctggggccaaaatgggacatctggtcatcctaggctGGGGTCCCCAAACCTTTTCAGTcgtgctcacacacacaccccagagccagggcaggagtggggctggggcccaCAGTCAGGGGCTGTGAATGGGGATGCGGCTAGGAGCAGAGTCACAGCTAGGGCAGGACTGGGGTGGGGCGAGAGCGGAGCCGGGAGTAGGGCTGGGCCCTGCCGCGCCCCCCCTAAACGCTCCTCCACGCCCCCCTAGTGGGGtgaccccacagtttggggacccctgccttatGCTGTGGTAAGAGCTACCCAGGGAGTccaagcagctgtggggagccgtgAACCCTGcacctgagagcagcccccaggccatgtccctgccccccagtgcaTGCTGCCTAGGGtgggtggagggtccagggctcctcACGGTggccaggctccctgggcagTTCTTACCATGGCACCCAGCTTCTAGCCAGACCAgagggtggagccttgggggaagggaaggagcagggggtggcGCCCCATGGTGGCAGAGGGTTGTGGGGGGCCCAAAtattctttgtgcccagggccccagtaTATCGTAATCTGCCTCTGTACACAGCTACACCTAGTTAAGTCCAGGGAGCCGCAAAGGATCCATTTGAATTACCCCAGTAGTGCCCCACACTGGGATCTAGAAGTAGTGAGGCGTAGGAACCACCACCCAGGGATTCTCTACTGATGCTGGGGGAATCCCAGTTCTGGAAATGCCATTGTTCTGGTCCTTTTGCACCAAGGATCTGGCTCATAATGTAAACATTGTGAAGTTCAGGTGTGTTTTTGAGAAATATCTTTGTGTGATCAGTGTTACATTTTTCTTTATCTAGAGCATGGTATATGGAGATGCTAAAAACGGCAATTTTAAGATTATGACTATTAACTGTAGCATTGGAAAGTCAGAGCTAAGGTTGTGTATTGCAGAGCGATCAGTCGTTTGATGTGTCCATTTGAGAATGAGGTGATAGCACTAGCTGAATCGAAGGTGAGTGTGTTAGAGAATATCTTGGCAAGAATAAATATCATGATAGTAGGCCAGTGCTTGGAAACTGATATGTACTGGCTGTGTATGTGGCCTTCATTTTAATGCTTGAGGATTGTTTCATTAAATGTTTTGGAGAAACTAactcttaaatatttttgtttagtttgtgAGCCAGTAATTTGCGCAGAGTGTGGATTGTTAATTCTGAAAGCAatttgagtatttaaaaaaatacacgtTTTAAGAATTCATCCATTTATTTTTAGAGCCCTACATTAATACTTCAGGATCTGTAAGTGAAAAGGACAGAATTGCATTTCAGAAAGTAGTTAAAACTCACATCACACCTATGTTGTATGTAGAACTTACATTTGTTTTACAGAAACTGTAGCAAAGAGAGGCTCAGTGGTTTCTCATGGTTTCTCAGCAAGTTAATGGAAGAACCAAAAcccagaacccagatctcctggctACCAGTCTTCACAGCCTGCTAAGTCTTGCTGTCTCTAGTGTTTGAGTAAGTGTCTGGGAGTCAGGAATTACAGGTgctgttcccagctttgccattgGCTCCTTTTCTCTCAGAGCCTGGCAATATAGCAAGGAAGAAAATGTCCCTTACTTGTGGGATGCATTACCATAACTTCCTGCAGAATCAAACTTCACAtagaaactttcttttaaacttttataGTAGTGAAGACAAGTTTTCAAATGTAATTGGTGATGGTTGTtagtttttctgatttttcagatggTCTGAAGCCTAACCTTTGTGACCAATGCATGTCCCAAGCAGCTGGGCTGGTCCCCACGGAGTGATTCGGGGACTGAGTGGAAAAAATCCTTTCCCCCCATGCCACACTGTGGCAGTAGAGCTGCTCAGCTGCCTCGCTGCTACTTTTGCTGACATCATGTGGGAGGGAAAACCATTGGATTCATAGCTGTTAAGACTGGATAGATACAAATATGAatacctaatagctttctttgacaaggtaagaaGCCTTGTGGACAGAGGGGAAGCGGTAGGTGTGGTATATCTttactttagtaaggcttttgatactttcTTGtatcacagtcaagctggaagacataacgagtggggtcccacagggttcGGTcctattcagtatcttcatcaatgatttagataatggcatagcgaggacacttacaaagtttgcggacgataccaagctgggaggggctgcaagtgctttggaggataggattaaaattcaaaatgatctggacaaactggagaaatggtctgaagttaacgggatgaaattcaataaggacaaatgcaaaatactccccTTAGGACAGAAcaaccagttgcacacatacaaaacgggAAATGACCGCCCacgaaggagcactgcggaaagggatctcggggggtcatagtgaaccacaagctaaatatgagttaacagtgtaactcTTGCAAAAatagcgaacatcattctgggcagGATTAGCAGgagagtgctgtaagcaagacacaagatgtaacccttctgctctactccatgctgatatgGCCTCAGCTAGAGTGTTGTGTCTTggtctgggcgccacatttccggagggatgtggacaaatgggagaaggtccagaggagagcaacaaaaatgattaaaggtctagaacaggggttctcaagctttttctttTGGAGGCcacccacaacatgctataaaaactccagggcccagcggggcagggggaggctttgggctgggggaggagggaaacgtGGGCATAGGTATAGTTTGACTTTTATTTTCGGTGGGCAGGGGCCAGTGAGGCTCATGCCAGCTCTGCACATTGGGGCCTGGGGAGGGAATGCCACCTCCACATcctgactcacctcagctgccagtCTGGATGGGGGGTGTGGGggaaccaaaaattataactcaaaggtgggggggggtcagctcaaaaagtttgaaaacagctcagggtgcagggagggagtagCTAGGGactgtgtgcagggagggggtagctagaggctgtgggggggcaggaggtagctcagggtgcagggacggggtagctaggggctgtgtgggggcagggggtagctcaggatgcagggaggggataGTTGGagctgtgtgggggaaggggtagctcagggtgcagggagggggtagctaggggctgtgtgcaggccgggggtagctcagggtgcagggaggggtagctaggagctgtgtgggggcagggggcagctcagggtgcagggaggaggtagctaggggctgtgtgggggaaggggtagctcagggtgcagggagggggtagctaggggctgtgtgggggaaggggtagctcagggtgcagggagggggtagctaggggctgtgtgggggaaggggtggctcagggtgcagggagggggtagctaggggctgtgtgggggTACGGGGTAGCtaagggtgcaggaagggggtcaCTAGAgtctgtgtgcaggcagggagtagctaggggctgtgtgcaggcagggggtagctcagggtccaGGGAGCCCAATTGCAAGGGTAAGGAGTGAAGCCCCCGGGGCACTGTGGCATCAGTGGCACgcggagccgcgctcccagcgctgccgccctgattacactgacgctttacagcactgcatcttgcagcgctcaggggggtgtttttccacacccctgagcgcgaaagttgcagcactgtaaagtgtgagtgtagccaagccctaaggttTCAAGCTTGTCCCACTCCCGGCCAGAGGGGGGAAACAGCCCGTGACCAGTGCAGACCCCAGCACTTCTGCTCGGGAGCTTACAGTTATGCCTGTGAACTTCAGCATCTTCACTTGTAAGTGGCTGGCCTGCGTGGCGAGtagggggtaggggtggggacaGACAGCCCAGATGTGCCTAAGATGCAATACCAGCACAGTACAgtatttttgggtggtggtggtgttgtctCCACTGCTGCCTGGTTGCATACCTCTGGGTCCACGTGGTGTCTGGTTGCCGGGTCAGTCCGTAACACTGGTGTTTGTAtttttgaggttctactgtacttagtcctgccttgagtgcaggggactggagtaaaTGAGATCTTGatggcccttccagtcctatgattccgtGGAAAGGACTAACGTGTTTTTTCTAACTTGACCTCCTGCACTGCACCAACAATATGATTTTACCCAGAAATTCCCACAGTGGAGGGAATACTCATCCCTACTATTTAAGAGAACACAAAGGAGCCACTGATCAGGTTCCAGCTCTCAGCTGTATAGTGGCGTGCAGCTGAGCTCCTTGGCAGTAGGACATATGCATCCCCAGCAGTGCTCCTTAAACGCCACCTCACACCTTTGCAGTCCAAGACTAGGTCTTCTGAGAGCGAATGCTCCTCAGCCACCAAGAAGGGGCCAGGCTTTACCTGAGCACTGGGTTCATACTGAAACCTGCCTCTGGCAGTCATCTTTTACTTCCAAATCTTCTACTGGATGATTTAGGCAGGTAAGCATcactcctgctcccttcccagaaCCCACCCCTGAATGCTACATGCACGTAAAGCAAATGTTGACAGATGATCTGTTTTGGTCATGAGCCAGAAGCATAGCTAATCCTCTGACTCTGTGCTGCTCTCTTCAGAAAACCATGGCAGAGAGTTTATTTGTAAATGGGAAGAAATAATCCGCATCTCTGAAGTTCTTTGAGACCGTGATAAAAGTCATTtttgaagtgcaaagtattattccCTTGGCACGCTCACACTTACCTGTACTCATTGCACACACTGAGGGCTCCTCACTTCCTTCCATCCCCCCCATCAtgtgccaccctcccatccccctctattTCACAGATTCCCTGCATCTGCCCACCCCTCCATGTCCCAAGTTTCTTCATCTCCCCCAGGTGGGGCTGTGTGTGCCCTCTGTCCCTCCCATACCATACAGAAGTTCTGTatgcctcctctccccagaccagggtccccccttctccccaccagtatttcttttctttctgcccGAGAGAGAAGTCATTTAGAGTGtccctattttaaaattctttgggAAGATGAACAAAGCTGACATTCCCCCAGCACTGGAGTGACTGAGTATAGGACCTCTCTCCGTTCAGCCAGTTATTATTAGACAACGTTGCCTCCCCTAattatcaaaagctttactactGAGCTGACTGTCGTTATTGGCAGTAACATTCTACTGAATATCTACTCCATTGAACTGTATGGTGATTGCCCAACCACTGTCTAACTCGTGCTTTGGTACAGCTCGCATAGTAAAGGGAGGATAAACAGTTTATTTCTGAATACAGCCTTGAGCCTGATCAGCTAGTTCCCTTGTTAGAGGGATGCAAGGATCCAGCTTTATAAACCAGACTTGTGTCATTCATTCCTGTAACACTGGAAACAATTTTGgtttttaaacaggagaataaaCCATCCCTCATTCAGACCGGTCCAGAAGCAACCCTGCAGTCCCACCTCCTTGTATTTGAGGCCGAGAAATCCAGGAAAGAAAACCGTGTTGTGTTTTTAGAAACTAGAAAGGAACTCTTCCCGAAGCCTACATACAAATGAACTTTTAAATTTGCTCCTTTTATATTTGAGGGGACGGAATAAAAACTG
The window above is part of the Chelonoidis abingdonii isolate Lonesome George chromosome 10, CheloAbing_2.0, whole genome shotgun sequence genome. Proteins encoded here:
- the LOC116838721 gene encoding putative oxidoreductase YteT isoform X3, which gives rise to MAVTPEDCKEIVSVCKANNVMLAVCHVLRYYPASLKIKELLDAGAIGDICHIQHLEPVGFWHFAHSFVRGNWRNEAESTFSLLAKSCHDIDLINFWMGDKRCLKVSSFGSLSHFTNEHKPKGAASRCLDCSVEQTCPYSAKKIYLHRAEKGYFSWPVSVVCNSGVCDIESVTEALRSGPYGRCVYECDNDVVSNQVVNMEFEGGATAAFTMMAFTERLGTRKTTIYGTKGELFCDGGGPVQVFDFCTREKTAYPTNKSAFIPSHLMGHDGADYYLMDSFISALTENKPSLIQTGPEATLQSHLLVFEAEKSRKENRVVFLETRKELFPKPTYK